The Chloroflexota bacterium genome includes the window CCAAACGGCCACACTGTTGTCGGATGGCACGGTGCTGGTGGCGGGCGGCGTGAATGGAATTGACCCCGAGCCGCCCTTTAGGGCCGCCGAGCTGTACGACCCGGACACCCGGTCCTGGACCACCACCGGGACCATGCTCGAGTGGCGCGTCGGGTCCCCGGCCACGTTGCTCCTCGATGGCAGGGTCCTCGTGGCGGGTGGCGATGACACACCGGGTTCGGCGCAGCTGTACGTCCCGGGCAGCGGTCAGTGATCTGCCCTGCCGGCCGGCATGGTCGTGGGGCTGGTCGGCGATGTCGATGAGGAGAGAGTCTGCCGCGACCACGTACCTCGGCGACTAGCTCCTGACCCTCGTGCTGTCGGCCCTCGCCGGCGGCGGCGATGCCGAAGAGTGATGCAACCCTCCAACCGGACTGGGAAGGAAGTCTAGGCCGGGCGAACACAGCGGTAGCCTACGGAACGCTAATCGGACAGCTGCGCTCCTCTCGGCCCTTCAGGGGTCAAATCAGGGGTCACCATCGCCGCCGGGGTGCTGCACAGGCCGGATCTGAGCATGAATTTCGCCGACGGGGGCAAGTTGGTACCGCATACCGGATTCGCGGCAAACGTCCGGCGGGTTCCGGCTGAGTACGGCTGTTACGGTGCGCTCCGGCCAGTTCTGGTGGATTCCGACCGGCTTGAGGGTACGAATGAGGGTACAGAGGCTGCACCGACGAAGCGGTTCAATCCAATGTCGCCCGGGCTTGTCGGCCGCCTGCCGAACCGCTGTCATTTCCGAGCACCCGCCCGCGCGTGGAGTCCTACGAGGCGTTGACTGCTCCGCTGGGCCGAGCCTGGGGCACCCTCGGGTGGTGGACTCCCCCGGCCTCGGCCCGGGGCGCCGTCGGGCTCATCGGCTACCTCGCCTCGGTGCGAGACCGCGGGTCCGGGATACGCCCGTGGCTCGACCTGTACGCCTACCCCGCGTTGCTGCTCTTCTACGCCTTCGGGCTGGGAGCAAGCGCGGCGCGCCGGTTCGACGGCCTCACGATGCTCTTCGATCAGCTGGTGCCTGACGCCCGCGGACAGCTGCACCCGGCCGTGGTTGAGCTCAATCACCCGGCGTCATCGACCACGATGTCGCCAAGACTATGCCCGGGATGCAGCCCCAGCTGACCCCGTTGGTAGGTACGGACCTCTGGCTCAATCGAGCAAGCCGAATTCTCAAGCCACGACCGTGCCGGTCCCGTCGAGACGTCGCTTCATGCTCAATCAGCCCAGGAGTGGGGCGTCGCTGATCGGGACAGCGCATAGGGCACCCAGCCTGTCAAGGATATCGATGGCGGGCCGCCGTCGCTGGCCATGACCTGCCGCAACGGATCCTGTCGCCCCCTGAGGAACAGATTCGAGACCGGATCCTCCGTCTCAAGGCGGTCTCTGATGTTTGGCGGCTTCCGCCGATGTATCAGCACGGCCTGCCCCTCGGCGTAGGTCACGAGGTCGCATCCGTCTGGGCCATAGCGGTGGGGTACCCACAGGGGGACACTGGGGCCATGAGGACCCATGGCCTGAACGCGTCGGGCGCAAGACGATCGGGTGCGCTCCGGACCGGGTTGGCCCGACTGCGCCCACGGGCGTGGCTCGTCTTCCTCGGTGGAGGCCTTGGCCTCGCCGTCGCCGGAGCACTCATCGGTGACGAGAAGGCCTTCCAGCCGCTCCTGAACGCGATGGGATTGGCGGCCGCGGTGGCCATCCTCGCCGGCGTCAGGATGCATCACCCGGCCCGACACCTGCCGTGGCAGCTGATCGCCCTCTGCACCGCCCTCACGACGATCGGGATCGGGATGGTTCCCAGGACCGGTGATGTCGCGATCGTGGGCCAGGCGATGACTGGCGCCGGTTTCGTGGCCGGCTTCAGTGGTTTCGTCATGCTCATGCGTGGTCGCATCCCGGGTGGCGAACGCGCAGCCTTCCTGGATGCGGCGATCCTCGCCTCTGGAACCGGCGTCCTGATCTGGGCATTCGGCTTCGCCCCGTACCTTCTGGCCGGACAGGGCAATACCGCAGCTGTGGCTGCCTTCTTCTACCCCGCCATCGTCGCATCGGCGGCGGTCGCCCCACTGTGGTTCCTCGGTGGGGCCCATCGCCCCGCGACCCGCCTCCTCGTCCTCCTCGCCCTTCTCACGCTTGCCCTCACGTTCATGGACATGCTGCGCGGCGTGATCGGCCATGGCGCGTTCCCCGGCCCGTACCTTCTGGCTGAATTCGCGTCACTGGCCGTCGTGAGTGCAGCCGCCCTTCATCCCTCGATGGCGATCGCGGCGGAGCGGCACAGCTCAGAGTTTCGGCCCATCGGCCGCCGTCGGATCGTGGCGCTGGCGGCCGCCCTTCTGGTCAATCCGGCGACCCTGGCGATCGAGGTCGCGAGCGGTCGGCAGGTCGATCCTGCGCCGTATCTCGTCGGCGGGACGCTGATCGGCATCCTCGTCATCGCTCGCCTCGGCGGCGCTTTGCGGCAGCTCGGCGAAAGCCTTGGCGAACGCGATTCGCTGATGGAGCTGCTTCGCCGACAGGCGCTCTTCGATGCGCTCACGTCGTTGCCCAATCGGAGCTTCTTCAATGACCGATTGACCGCCGCCATCGCGAACCGATCCGCCGACCGCCTGCTGGCGGTCCTGCTCGTCGATCTCGACGACTTCAAGGCGGTCAACGACAGCTACGGACACGAAGCGGGAGACGCGCTGCTGGTCGCCGTCGGCGAGCGGCTGCGCAAGGCGACCCGCGAGGGTGATACGGCGGCTCGATTCGGCGGCGACGAGTTCGTCATCGCCCTGCCAGCCTGCGCCGACCCACTGATGCCGATCGGCATCGCCAAACGCGTCCTGGCGATGCTCGGCGAGCCGTTCGACGTCGGGGGTCACAGCCTGACGGTGAGCGCCAGCATCGGCGTGGCCGTGGCCGACCCCGGCGATCGAACCATCGACGATCTGGTCCGCAAGGCTGACGTCGCGATGTACCTGGCCAAGAGCCACGGCAAGGGCCGTGTCGAGGTCTTCGAGCCGTCGATGCAGGCGGCCGCGCCGACCAAGCTCCAACTCCAAACGGACCTTGCGGCCGGGATCACCGCCGGCGACCTGCGTCTCCACTACCAGCCGGTCGTGGACCTGGACACCGGCCGGACGATCGGGTTCGAGGCGCTCGTTCGCTGGCTGCGGGACGGCCAGCTCATCCCGCCGCTCGACTTCATCCCGTTGGCGGAATCGAGCGGGCTGATCGGCCCACTGACCGACTGGGTCATCGAGGAGGCCTGCCGCATGACGGCGGCCACGGGCAGACGCGGTGAGCGTCCGTGGGTCAGTGTGAACCTGTCGTCGAGCCAACTCGTGCGCCAGGATATCGTCGCTCGGATCGGCCGCACTCTCGAGGCGACCGGCCTGGCTGCGGATCGCCTGATCGTCGAGATCACGGAGTCGTCCCTGCTCGAGATCGATGTAGCTCGGCCGGCCCTCGAACGCTTGAGCGAGATCGGCGTCCGTGTCGCCATCGACGACTTCGGGACCGGCTATTCGGCGCTGAGCTATCTCGCACACCTGCCGATCGACATCGTCAAGATCGACCGTTGGTTCGTCCACGCGCTTCAGAAAGCGGGCCCCGAGGAAGCCATCGCCTCGGCCATCATCGCCCTCGCCAAGCGGCTCAAGTTGACGACGATCGGCGAGGGGATCGAGACCGCGGCCCAGCTCGACCAGCTCGCGTCGCTCGGTTGCGATCTCGGCCAGGGCTTCTTCCTGGGCGTACCCGCTCCTGAGCAGCACCTGCGCCCCGTCTCATCGTCGCGGCGCAGCCGGGCGCGGCAGGCCAGCCTCGGCAGCCTCATCGCCTGACGCAGCGGGCTCGGCTGCGGCGCCCGTGGAACTCCCCGCGGTGAAAACCGGCAGATGCCCCTCAGCTGGGCGTTCGTCAGCCGGTCCCGGTCAGGTGCACGCCGGGCGGGCAGATGACACAAATGCGGCAGCGAGGCCGCCGCACTCGCCCGCAGGGGCGCCCGCTGCTCGCCTGAGGAACACATTCAGGACAGGTTCCTCGTGAACCGGTCCGCAGTCTGTGCGATTTCTGCAGGAAATCGAGGGTGGCCACGCTCATCTGTGCGCGGTTCGCTTCTCACGGGAACGAGGACCTGCGCAGCCGTCGAGGTCATTCGATAGGTCGGGTCGTGGCCGCGGTCACGGTCGCGCGCCGAACTCGGATCAGGGAGGGGTCAGGGATCGGGCCATGCCCCCGGCGACGCCCCGAACCCGGCGCCCGCTATCCTGCCCCGATGACGCGACAACGGATCCCGGACGATGCCCTCTCGGCCGCGCATCCTGGGCCGTGCTGCCCGCATCGAAGGCGAAGTAGCCGAGCTTCTGGAGGTACCTTCCGCAGGGCCGTCGGGCGGGCCGATCCGCCGGTCCCCGACGTGTTCTGGGAGCGGGTAGCCGCGCTGCGAAGCTCGCGAGCTCGACACGGCGGTAGCCGTAGCCCAGCACGACCGGACATGCTCAAGGGGCTGCTCCACTGCGTCTGCGGTCAGCGAATCCGGACTGACGGGACGATGGGTACTCCACCGCGCCAGCGCAAGATGCACCCTCGCCACGATGAGTGCCCAGAGTGGGGTCCCAAGGCGTCCTATAGCTCCGACGCGTACGAACCGTGGGTGGTGGGGCAGGTCACGGGAGTCCGAGTCGACGACGTCACGGTCGAGCGTATCGTTCGCGTCCTCTCGACGCCCAGCGTCACGCCAAGCGACGTTAGCCGAGCTCGCGTCGAGCGGATGAAGCGAGATCTTGCCCTCGATCACGCCGCTGGTCAGCTCGACGACGCGACCTACCTGGCAAGGATGGCTACCCTGCGGACCGAGCTCGCCACTGCCGAGGAACGCGAGCCGACTCATGCGGTGGCTTCGGCCGACAAGGTGATCGCGAAGCTGCGAGCACTGCCCGAGACGTGGGCGATGGCAACTCCCGACGGCCGCGCCGAGCTGCTACACGCGATCTACGAACGCATCGTTGTCAGGGGCCCCGAGTTTATTTCGGCCCGTCTGACCATTCCGACGCCTACGTCGATCTGGTGCTCGCCTGGGCCGCCCGCTAGTGGAACGTGTCGAGCGCCAGGTTGAATTGCCTAAGCTTGACCCAGGACACGGGGCGCCGCTTCGGCCTCGACGTTTGAGGGTACAAACGAGGGTACGGCGGATTCCGCGGCCACGAAAAAGCCCCGATTCACGCTCAGAATCGGGGCTCCGGGATGAGATTGGTACCGCATACCGGATTCGAACCGGTGATCTCCGCCTTGAGAGGGCGGTGTCCTAGGCCTCTAGACGAATGCGGCCCGGCGCCGCGCGTCCTGTTGGGACGGGCCGGCGGGAGTATAACAACGGTCCTTCCAGGCCCCAAGTGAAGGGACTTCCCACGTGCGCGTCCAGAGCCAGATCACGGTGAACCGCCCATCCGACCAGGTCTTCGCGGCCATCACCGATGCCAACATCACGACCAAGTGGGCGTCGGCCACCGAGAGGTCGTGGTGGGTCACGCCGCCCCCGGACGGCGTTGGATCGGTCCGCCGCGCCACGGGAACGGTGATGGGCCAGCCGTTCGAGAACGAGGCCAAGGTCATCGAGCACGACCCGCCCCGCCGCCAGGTGATGTCCGGCCAGGAGTCGGGCGTGAAGTTCCAGGTCGCCCTGGACTTCGTTCCGGAGGCGGATGGAACGCACATCACCGTGACCTCCGACATTCAGCTGAGCGGAGGGATGCGATTCCTCGGACCGATGATCTCGCATAAGTACCGGCAGATGTGGGACGTCGATCTGGCCGCCTTCAAGCGGATGATGGAGGCTGGCGAGCTGCCGTAGGTCGCGGCTCGGGCGACCTCGCCCGGGCTCGACTGCAGGCGTCGGACGCGGACCGCCAGCTCGACCGCCGTGGCGACCTGGGCCTGGACAGCGCCCAGGCGGCGCACCACCTCCGCGACAGACCGCGTACCGACCGGTTCGAGGAGGTGCCGCTGCATCCGCCAGGCGAGGGCCTGGGGCCAGGTGATCCTCTCGACCATGCGTCGCGCCTGGGACCGGTCTGTTACGCGACGCCTACACGGCTCAATACGTGATCGTCTGGCCGTCGGTCGCGGCGGAGACGCGGATCACCTCGTCGATTACGTCGAGATCGACATCGGACAGGCGCTTGAAGCGGATGCAGCCTCTGCCCAGGTTCGCTTTGGCGAGCCGCGCGGCGAACGGCTCCAGGCCGATGGGACCCGCGTAGAGCGAGATGTACTGCTTGTTCGATGCGATGGCCAGGCACATCCAATCGCCCGTTCGGCCTGACCTGCCCCGATACGAATAGCGACCGTAGCTCAGGAATCCGCGGTCGACGTACCGGCGCAATCCGGGTACCAGCTTCCGGATCCGGGCATCCAGCTCCTCCAACTGCGGTCGGCGGACGTCATCCAGCGCCGCCAACCATGCGTCGGGGTCTGTCGGGCCAGTCGGTGTCTGGCCGTACATGCCCTGTTGCGTCGCCATCGTGGTCCTCCTGGTCGTGGGGCGGTGAGGGCGTGGCTAGCGGCGGGTGGCTAGCGGCGGGACGCTCCCACCAGGTCGGCGTTGGCGGCCATCATCCCGTGGCGCCGCTCCTCCAACCAGCCGAGGATGGACGCGGCCACCGCCGGCCACGTCTCGGAACCCATGACCAGCCCGAAATGGCTGGCCCCAGGGATGTATTCGTAGGTCGCGCCCAGCAGGTCGGCGGTCCGACGCGCCTCCGACGGATGGATGACGTCGTCCAGGCCGGCACCGATGACCAGCGTCGGCATCCGGATCAGCCCCGGGTCGATGGCCACGCCCAGCATCCGTTCCTGGCGGGCTCGCCCCGACTCGTGCGCGCCGGCCAGCAGCTCCTGCATCTTGGACAGCTCCTCATCGGTCATGTCGGGCATCCAGGCTCGCAGCTCGTCCAGGGGGGCCAGCCAGCCCCACCACGCGGCGTCGTACACGCCCGGGACGGATTTCAGCTCATGGTCGGCCGGGCGTCGGGGGAGGGCCGCGGCCGGCGGGGAAGGTGCCAGCAGGACGAGGCCCAGCACGGGGCGCGACTGGGCGTACAGCAGCGCGGCCAGGGCCCCCATCCCCCACCCGATCAGCACCGGGGGACGCCCCAGCTGGCGGGCCGCGATCCCGATGTCATCGGCGTAATCGCGCATCCGGGTGTCCTCCAGATCGGCCAGATCAGAGGTGAAGTGGCCGCGCAGGTTCAGGGCATGCGCCTCCCAGCCGCGTTCGGCGAAATAGGACGCGAAACTCGACCACAGCCATGACCCGGTGAGCACGCCATGCACCAGCAGAAGTGGGGGTTTGCGGCTGCGACGTTCGGGCTGATGGGTCTCGACGTGGATCCCTTCGGGCTCGATGAAGACCTCGTCGCGCTTGATGGCCTGGACCACGGTGTACTCAACCCTCCAGCGGATAGAAGACCATCCCGGTCAGCAGCTTCGGATAGAAGTAGGTCGACTTCTGCGGCATGACGTCCCCGGCAGCCGCCACCGCGGTCAATTCCTCCAGCCGGGTGGGGCGCACCAGGATCGCCGCCGCCACCTCGCCGCGGGCAACGCGGGCGCGGGCATCGGCCTCGCTCCTAGTGTAGAGGAGCGTCTCCCCGCCGGCCACGTCCGCCTCGGTGATGCCCAGCCGGTCGCCGAGCAGCGCGGCATGCAGCAGCGCCAGGTCGAGCCGGCGGGCCGGCGCGCTGACCGGCTCGCGCCGCATCCGGTCGGCCGCGGCATCCACGTCTCCGATCAGGAGCCACCCCTCCCCGTCGGGCAGGACCAGCCCGAACACGGCTTCGGTGGCATCGCGCAGGTCCGCCAGCCGCTGGGCCAGCTGCTCGGCTGCCACCGACACGGCCTGGAACAGTGGATCGGGGCCCTGCACCAGGTCGCGCAGCCGATCGGCATCGGCTCGGCGCAGGAGCCGATGGGTGGGCCGGATCTCGAGCTGCTCCTGGGCGGCATTGACCAGGACCGCCATCACCCAGTCCGCCGCCAGGGCGCCCGGCGCGGCGGCGCCGGGTATCGGTCTGGATCGGACCTCGGCCTGGTAGGACAGCGCAGTCTCATACCGATGGTGCCCGTCGGCGACCACCAGTCGCCTCCGGGACAGGTACGCGGCGAGGCCCTGGTCGGACTCGATCACACCGGTGCGATGCAAGAGCCCGTCCCCGTCGCGGGCCCGCCACTCGTCGAAGACCGCCCGTTCGATGAGCGGCGCATAGCGCGCCGAGCGGTCCGCGTACAGCACCAGGATCGGGCTGAGCTGAGTCCGGGTCGCCTGGAGCAGCCCCAGTCGATCCTCCTTGGGGCCGGGCAGGGTGTGCTCATGAGGCCGAATGCCGGGCCCCCATGGTTCCAGGCGGATGCGGGCCAGGATCCCGCGCACCGCCGCCGACTCCGCGGAGTCGGCCGCCTGATAGCGGTACGCGTACAACGCGGCCCGCGATCGAATGCTCAACGTCCCGTCCGCCTGCCAGGCCGCCAATGCCTCGGCGGCCGCCCGGTGCGGGGCCGCCTCCGCGCTGAGCTCCAGGCGGACCGCGTTGCGCGGGTGGCGCGCCAGCAACGCCGCGCGCTGGGAGTCGTTGATGACGTCATACGGAGGGCAGACCAGATCGGTCAGGTCCGCAACGCGTCCGGGGGACGCTGCTCCCTCGCCCGGTCGTCGAACCCGGGCCGGGATCTCGCCGCTGCCGAACCGATCCAGTGCATAGCCGAGCCCGCGCAGCGGGCGCACCAGGGGCATGGCCCGAGTCTAGCCGCCGATCTCCTCGAAGGTGGCTCCGTCGTCCGGCGACCGTCGGCTGGGCCCCGTGTCGGGCCGGCGCAGGAAGAGGACGGCGGCCGCCGCGATGGTCAAAAGCACGGCCATGGGCACGAACGGGAGGCGCCGGTAGTCAAGCGGCCAGACCACGCTGACCACCCGCTCGGACCGGTTGCCGACGGGGTCCAGGGCCACCACCCGGACATCGGTGGGCAGGAGGCCCGCGTCCACCGATGCCTCGAATGACCCGTTCTCCGTCACGTCGACGGGTTGGCCGTTGACCGTGACGGTGGCGCCGGAGACCGTCCGACCTGACACGGTTGGGCTGAAGTCCACCAGGACATCGTCCGCGGTGAAGGCCAGTGAGGGGGCCTCTCGGAACACCCGAATGCGCCAGGTGCCGTAGTACCCGTGACCGACGGGTGTCACCAGCCAGATGCTGGCCGTGGTGCCCGAGCCGTTGGGCGCGTTGGGGCCTGCCGCCTCGAGCAGACGGATCTGGGCGACCCCATCCGCTCCGATGGTCGTTTGGCCGGAATCCCCGCGCGACACCCACCACACGTACGTGCCGGGCGGACCGGTGATCTCGGCGGACGCCGCTTCGTTGCCCACGATCAGCCCACTCGGATGCTCCGGGTCGGGCGCCACGCCCGCAAAGCCGGGGGTCAGGTGGCCCCCGTTGGCCTCGGGTTCCATGAGCGAGGAGGTTGCAACGAGTCGGGTCTCCACCGGCGACCGGGCGCTCAGCAGCGCGACCGCCGGCGCGCGAACGTCGAGGACGGTGAATTCGGAGGACTCGAACAGGAGCGCCATCCATCCGCCGCCGGGGCCGACCGTACCGACCGGCTTGAGCCCGGGCAGCAGTGCCAGGGACGCCACCTCGGCCAAGAGGTCCGGATCTGAGGCCGGTCGGACGAGCCGTCCGCCGAACACGTACACCTCGCGGTTCCCGGGCAGACCGCCGGGGATCGCGCCGAAGAACGGCATCAACAAGGCGGCGCCGGTGCCCTGCACTGTTGCGGCAAAGGCGCCGGGGCGCGTGTCACTCCCGAACGCCGTCGACGGACCCGCCCCGCCGCCAAGATCACCGGGGAGCACGTTCACCGACGATGGTGGATCGCCGGTGCGCACAATGATCCGCGTCTCGGATCCCGTGCCGAACACCGCGGCTGCCACTCCACCGCTCGTGCGCGCGACCCGGCGCTCGGCCTCACCGTCGCGGGGCCATGACCACAGTGTCAGCGTCGAGAATTCCGTGCTGGTCACGACGGCCGGTCCCCAGTCCAGGGAGAGCGCCCGCGCCGCGAACAGCTCGCCGATAGCCGCACGTTCGAGAATAGGCGCCCCCCCTCGGAGACTCACGCGGTGCAGACCGGCCGAGATGGCCCCCTCCGGTCCGATCAGCGGCCCCGCCAGCAGCACCTCTGCGCCCGGGACGCCATCCGTCTCCCCCGCGTCCGTGATCGTTGCGCAACAGCTGGAGATGCCCGGGATCGTGAACCCGGTGCGTTCGTATTTGGCGCCGTTCCAGCGCAGCAGGCTGACGTCGAGGACTTCGCTCGAGTCGACGAGCGGTCCTTCGGTGACCAGCAGCTCATCGGTGCCATCGGCGTCCATGTCGGCCGCAATCAGCTGGGCGCCGTAGCGCTGGGTGTCGGCCACAAGCCGGAGCTCCAGGGCGCGGTCGATGTCGACGACCTCCCAAATGGTCAGGCAGCACGGGTCACCGAACGTTGCGTCCGGGCCCAAAGTCGCGACCAGCAGGATCTCGCGCCCGTCCCGATTTGCACGAACAAGCTTGGCCGGATCATCCAACTCGACCGCGATCATCCCGTCCTTGTCGATTCGGGCGCGGCCCACCCCCGTCAGCAGCTCATCACCGCTCGCGGACCGTCGAAGCGGGACGGCGTTTCCGTGCTCGGCCGCCGACGCACCCAGCTCCACATCGTCCAGGTACCAGGCCTGGAGCGCTGCCAGTCCCGGATCGGCCTGCGAACCGGTCACCAGCACGAGCTCGCGCGTGCCGTCGCCGTCGAGATCGAACGTGATGGCGTCGGTGACGAATGGCAGGGCGACCGCTTCGGGCTCGGCTGGTAGTGGCGTGCCCGGGATGGGGTCGATCGCGGCCGCCGGCGCGGGCGCGGCCAGGAGGCCGAGCAGCATGGCGAAGCCGAATACCGCCCGGGCTAGGTGTCGATGCGCGCGCATGAACCCGTCAGCCGCGGAGGGCGCGGATCGGCTCCAGGGTGGTGGGGTCCTCGAGCGCCGAGACGTCGCCCGCATCCAGGCCCAGGTACGCGGCGCGCGCCACGCGGCGCAGGATCTTGCCGTTTCGCGTCTTGGGGAGCGCCGGAACCAGATGCACGGCGGCGGGGCGGAAGGATTTGCCCAGCCGATCGACAACCGTCTCTCCAACCGCCGCGGCTAGCGGCCCATCCGGATCGGCACTTGCCCGCACAACCGCGAACACCACGATCGCCTCGCCCTTGACCTCGTCCGGCACCCCCACCGCCAGGGCCTCCACCACCACAGGGTGCGCCACCGCCGCCGATTCCACCTCGGCCGGACCGATCCGCTTGCCGGCCACCTTGATCGTGTCGTCCGAGCGGCCGCTGATGTACCAGAAGCCGTCGGGGTCGATGCGCGCCCAGTCGCCGTGGACCCACACTCCCGGCAGGCGCCGCCAGTAGGCCTCCAGGTACCGATCCGGGTCGCGCCAGAAACCCTGGGTCATCCCCGGCCACGGTTGGCGGATCACCAGCTCCCCCACCTCGCCGCGGACCGGATGCCCCTCAGCGTCCACCACGTCGGCCGCCATGCCGGGGCACGGACCGGCGAACGAGCACGGGGCGATGGGGGTCATCGTGGTGCAGCCCACGATCCCGCCGCTGATCTCCGTCCCGCCCGAGTAGTTGATGATCGGCAGCCGCTCCCCGCCCACGGCGCGGTGCAGCCACCACCACGGGTCGGGGTTCCATGGCTCGCCGGTGGAACCCAGCACAAACAGCGACGACAGGTCATGGGCCCGCACCGGCTCCGACCCGTGGGTCATGAGGGCCCGGATCGCGGTGGGGCCGATCCCCAGGTGGGTCACCCGATGCCGCTCCATCAGCGCCCACAACCGATCCGGGCCGGGAAAGTCCGGTGTCCCCTCGTAGATAAGCAGGGTCG containing:
- a CDS encoding EAL domain-containing protein, with the translated sequence MRTHGLNASGARRSGALRTGLARLRPRAWLVFLGGGLGLAVAGALIGDEKAFQPLLNAMGLAAAVAILAGVRMHHPARHLPWQLIALCTALTTIGIGMVPRTGDVAIVGQAMTGAGFVAGFSGFVMLMRGRIPGGERAAFLDAAILASGTGVLIWAFGFAPYLLAGQGNTAAVAAFFYPAIVASAAVAPLWFLGGAHRPATRLLVLLALLTLALTFMDMLRGVIGHGAFPGPYLLAEFASLAVVSAAALHPSMAIAAERHSSEFRPIGRRRIVALAAALLVNPATLAIEVASGRQVDPAPYLVGGTLIGILVIARLGGALRQLGESLGERDSLMELLRRQALFDALTSLPNRSFFNDRLTAAIANRSADRLLAVLLVDLDDFKAVNDSYGHEAGDALLVAVGERLRKATREGDTAARFGGDEFVIALPACADPLMPIGIAKRVLAMLGEPFDVGGHSLTVSASIGVAVADPGDRTIDDLVRKADVAMYLAKSHGKGRVEVFEPSMQAAAPTKLQLQTDLAAGITAGDLRLHYQPVVDLDTGRTIGFEALVRWLRDGQLIPPLDFIPLAESSGLIGPLTDWVIEEACRMTAATGRRGERPWVSVNLSSSQLVRQDIVARIGRTLEATGLAADRLIVEITESSLLEIDVARPALERLSEIGVRVAIDDFGTGYSALSYLAHLPIDIVKIDRWFVHALQKAGPEEAIASAIIALAKRLKLTTIGEGIETAAQLDQLASLGCDLGQGFFLGVPAPEQHLRPVSSSRRSRARQASLGSLIA
- a CDS encoding SRPBCC family protein, yielding MRVQSQITVNRPSDQVFAAITDANITTKWASATERSWWVTPPPDGVGSVRRATGTVMGQPFENEAKVIEHDPPRRQVMSGQESGVKFQVALDFVPEADGTHITVTSDIQLSGGMRFLGPMISHKYRQMWDVDLAAFKRMMEAGELP
- a CDS encoding DUF1801 domain-containing protein, whose product is MATQQGMYGQTPTGPTDPDAWLAALDDVRRPQLEELDARIRKLVPGLRRYVDRGFLSYGRYSYRGRSGRTGDWMCLAIASNKQYISLYAGPIGLEPFAARLAKANLGRGCIRFKRLSDVDLDVIDEVIRVSAATDGQTITY
- a CDS encoding alpha/beta fold hydrolase yields the protein MVQAIKRDEVFIEPEGIHVETHQPERRSRKPPLLLVHGVLTGSWLWSSFASYFAERGWEAHALNLRGHFTSDLADLEDTRMRDYADDIGIAARQLGRPPVLIGWGMGALAALLYAQSRPVLGLVLLAPSPPAAALPRRPADHELKSVPGVYDAAWWGWLAPLDELRAWMPDMTDEELSKMQELLAGAHESGRARQERMLGVAIDPGLIRMPTLVIGAGLDDVIHPSEARRTADLLGATYEYIPGASHFGLVMGSETWPAVAASILGWLEERRHGMMAANADLVGASRR
- a CDS encoding DUF1015 domain-containing protein is translated as MPLVRPLRGLGYALDRFGSGEIPARVRRPGEGAASPGRVADLTDLVCPPYDVINDSQRAALLARHPRNAVRLELSAEAAPHRAAAEALAAWQADGTLSIRSRAALYAYRYQAADSAESAAVRGILARIRLEPWGPGIRPHEHTLPGPKEDRLGLLQATRTQLSPILVLYADRSARYAPLIERAVFDEWRARDGDGLLHRTGVIESDQGLAAYLSRRRLVVADGHHRYETALSYQAEVRSRPIPGAAAPGALAADWVMAVLVNAAQEQLEIRPTHRLLRRADADRLRDLVQGPDPLFQAVSVAAEQLAQRLADLRDATEAVFGLVLPDGEGWLLIGDVDAAADRMRREPVSAPARRLDLALLHAALLGDRLGITEADVAGGETLLYTRSEADARARVARGEVAAAILVRPTRLEELTAVAAAGDVMPQKSTYFYPKLLTGMVFYPLEG